The stretch of DNA GATGTTCGCCTCATTCGGCCTTCATTTGGTGGTCTTGGTCTTCCTTTACAGGATTCCTCATGATTGGGACAGAACGCCTCTGCCCCTTGAGGTGGGCCTCATCGAGGTGACCCCCGGGAACGCTTCCCCATCCATTGACCCCGAACCCGGCGTGGGACCCATGCCGGTTGACTCTGTCGCCCGGCAGAACAATATAGTTGTTCCCGGCCCCGCCAAGAAGGTATCCTTAACGGTGGCGTCCAAACTGCAGGATGCCACCGAAACCAGCAAGGAGGCCGTCTCAGCCCCTGTAGAGTCGATTCCGGCGGTCCTGTCGGAACGATCGGGGGGGGCGGTCGAAGAAGAGGTTTCCAGTCTGCCCGTCCCTTCCGCCGGGTTCTTGGACGAACAGTCTGGCGCAATGTCTCTGCCTGCCAAGGCGGCCTCCCCGGGCAATGCCAGTGAACAGGGGGAGAGCGTTGACCGGCCCGGTTCCCCACCCGAGGGGGATGACGGGGGTTCTTCCGCAGGAGAAGGACAGGTTCTGGTCGAGGCTCAAATCGTCCCTGGCCAAAACGCTCCGCCGGCCTATCCGCCGATTGCCCGGCAGAGGGGCTGGGAGGGGGAGGTCTGGATTCGGGCCCAGGTTGGCGATGACGGCCGGGTCTCCAAGGCCTGGGTCGAAGAGCACTCTGATTACGCGGTTCTCGACCGTGCCGCCCTCGACGCAGTTGGTCGGTGGCGCTTTCGTCCTGCCCTGCAGGGCAAGCGTCCGGTGGCCAGCGTGGTGCGGTTGCCGATCCGTTTCGAGTTGAGGCGGGGTGGTTGATGCTGCAATGAGTGCAATTTCTTAGCCCTTGAGTCTTTCCCCTGACCTGTTGCGCATTGATATCGAAATGACTTCATTCGAAAGCCAAAAACGAAGAAACGAGTTGTTCCAGATCGGGCTTTCCTGCGTCGTTGGTGCGTTGGTCGTCTGCCTCCTTGCAACTTTTCAATATATCTTTGTCCTGAGAGTCGATGTTTCCGGCCGTAACTTTATCATTCCTGTCCTTGTCGGTGGGCTGGCCGGGTTTTCCTTGGGATTCTGGTTTTTCAAAATCAAAAAATACACCCGCGACCTTCAGAAAAGCGAATCACGCTACCGGGATCTGTTCGAAAACGCCAGCGACCTGATTCAGAGTGTTGCTCCCGATGGAACGATCCTCTACGCCAACCGGGCGTGGCGGGAAACCCTCGGTTACAGTGAAGAGGAAACTTCCAAGCTCTCGGTCATGGATATCATTCACCCTGACTGCCTCGACCATTGCATGGCTACGTTCGAGAGCCTGCTGTCCGTGGAAAAGACCGCACGCATGGAGGCCAATTTCCAGACCAAGGACGGGCGGACGATCACCGTCGAGGGGAGTGTTAATTTTTCCTTTGAAAACGGACGGCCCGTGTCCTCACGGGGGATTTTCCGCGACATCACCGCGCGTCGCGCCACCGAGGAGGCCCTCAAGCGTTCTTACGAATTTTCCAAGACCGTCATCGACAGCATGAACGATGCGGTCAGCATCATCGACGTCAGCGATTACAGGCTGGTCGGGGTCAACCGGGTCTTCCTGGAAGAGTTGGGGATGAAGGCCGAGGAGGTCATCGGCAAGACCTGCTATGAGATCACCCATGACAGGGACACCCCCTGCGCCCTTCCCGACCACTTCTGCCCGCTTATGGATACGGCCGCCAAGGCCCAGTACGCCTCCGTGGAGCATATCCATCGGGGCGCGGGTGGACGGACCAAATATGTGGAGGTGTCCACCTCGCCCATCGTGGACGAGACCGGGCGGGTCCTGCAGGTGGTGCACGTCTCCAGGGATATCACCGACCGCAAGCGGGCCGAGAACGAGATCCAGCAGCTGGCCTATTACGACACCCTGACCGGCCTGCCCAACCGGACCCTCCTTCACGACCACCTGAACCTGACCCTGGCTCAGGCCGATCGGAGCAAGGAAGTCGTAGCGATCCTGTTTCTCGACCTGGACCGTTTCAAGGACATCAACGACACCCTCGGGCACCCCTTCGGGGACAAGCTGCTCAAGTCCGTGGCCGGACGCCTGCGCGATGCGGTTCGCAAGAGCGACACGGTGGCCCGCCTGGCGGGGGACGAGTTCGTCATGGTCCTGTCCGGCGTCAAGGACGCCGAGGGCCTGCCCGGATTCGCCCAGAACCTTCTCCAGGAGTTGGCCCTGCCCCACAAACTGGAGGGCAGGGAGGTATACAGCACCGGGAGTATCGGCATTGCCTTCTATCCCATGGATGGAAAAAATGTCGACCATCTTCTCAAAAACGCCGATACCGCCATGTACGTGGCCAAGGAGCGGGGACGAAACACCTACCAGTTCTTCTCCGAGGAGATGAACATCCGGGCCATGGAGCGGCTCAAACTCGAGACCGACCTGCGCGGGGCCATGAAGCGGGACGAACTGTTCCTCCATTATCAGCCCCAGATGGAACTGAGTACGGGCAAGGTCATCGGGATGGAGGCCCTGGTTCGATGGCGACATCCGGAGAGGGGGTTCGTCTCCTCAGGCACCTTTGTGCCCCTGGCCGAGGAGGCGGGGCTGATCGTTCCCCTTGGGGAATGGATTCTGCGAACCGCCTGCGCCCAGGCCAAGGCCTGGCAGGAACAGGGCTTCCCGCCGTTACGGCTGGCCGTCAATATCTCCGGACTTCAATTCAAACAGCCCAATTTCGTCGATTTGGTCGAGGAGGTCATCATGGAGACCGGGCTCGATGCCGGGTTCCTGGAGCTGGAGTTGACCGAAAGCATCATCATGGAGAACGCGGCGGAAAGCATCGAGGTTCTGACCGATCTGAAGGTGAGGGGAATCCACCTCTCTATCGACGATTTTGGCACGGGCTATTACTCCCTCAGTTATCTGAAGAATTTCCCTTTCGATCGGATCAAGATCGCCCAGTCCTTCGTCAGAGACATCACCACCAGTTCAGACGATGCGGCGATTGTCGAGGCCATTATCGTCATGGGGAAGAGTCTCGATTTGAAGGTCATCGCCGAGGGGGTCGAAACGAGGGAACAGCTCGAATTTCTCTTTGCCAGGGATTGCAACGAGATGCAGGGGTTCTATTTCAGCAAGCCCCTGGCCAGGGAGGACTTTACCCGCCTGCTTCAGGAAGGCCTGGCTCGGGAGGGGGTTTGTCCGTTCCGGGTGTCCTAGGGGGGAAACATATTGAAAAAGAGGAGGCCGCCAAACCCTTCGGGTTGGCGGCCTCCTCTTTTTTTTGTTTTCGGTGCGATTGGCGCAGAGAAAAGTCAGGCCTTTTCCCCGAATATCTGGGCGCTGAACGTATAGATTTCGGCATCCTCGGCCTGCCAGGCGTCGGTAGGCAGGCCGGCCTTGATGCAGGTTTGCATGAGAAAGGTCTCCCGGTCCCAACCATGCTCGGTGGCGACCTGGGGCAAAAGAACCCCGCGGTAGTACCCCTTTTCCAGGTATATCCCGTGGGTTCCCACCTCGATCTCTTCGACGTTCTCTACTTTGGTCAAGGGTGAGAGGACAGAGATTTCGATGGTGAAATCTTTAAGGTCCTCGTCCTTGAAAGGGTAGAACCGAGGATCTTTTGTTGACGAAGCCACGGCCATTTCTGCGACTTCGCGAAAGAGGGGCAATTCTGATTGGAAGTTGCCGATGCAGCCTCGGAGTTCACCATCCCTTTTGAGGGTGACAAAGCAGCCGTTACGCATGTTGAGGGCTTTTTCCTCGCGTGGCTCCACGTATTCCTGGCCGGTTTGAACCTGGGTTTCTATCGCCTTGCGGGCGATGGAAAGCAGAATGGTCTTTTCCTTGGCGGTCAGAGCTTTTTCCACGGAGCCTCCTGGAAAGCATTATACTTCGCATCTCTGGCGGGGAAGCGGACACACTATAGTCGGATTCGAGAAGATTTTCAAGGAATTTAGCGGGGAACGGGAAGGCAGAGAAAAGCCATGTTTCCCAAGACGATGGGAGGGGCGCCGGCTTTCGCGGGCCAAGGTACTTTTAGCCCTTGCGGTCGAGGACGCAGTATATTCCTCCTTCCTTGAGACCCGGTCGGAAGCACCCGTTGCAGGAGGTGCATGTGGCACGGTGGGTCGGGTCCTGCCGCCAACGCGACACGAGGTCAGGTTCGCGGATCAGGGGGCGGGAGAGGGCGAACATGTCGGCGACGCCGTCCCGCAGGAGATTCTGCATGACCGAGCAGGAGCGCAGACCCCCGACGACCATCACCGGGATGTTGATTTTCTTCTTGATGCTCTGGGCAAAAGGTGCGTTGTAGGCCTCTTTTTCCTCGCTTTCGATTCCCTGGCGCACCGGGGAGAGATCCCCCGAGGCGGCGGTGCCTGAACTGACCTCGATGGCATCAATGCCCATCTCCTCAAGGCGAATCGCCACCCGAACGCTGTCGTCTATCTCCAGAGCGCCCGGGAGGTTGTCGGCAGCGTTGAGCTTGATGGTGACAGGGTAGCCGGGACCGACGGCCCGACGCACAGCCAGGAAAGTCTCTTCGAGAAAACGCATGCGATTTAAAAGCGAACCGCCGTATCGGTCGCTGCGGCGGTTGGTCAGAGGGGAAAGGAACTGGTTGATGAGGTAGCCGTGGGCACCATGGAGCTGTACTCCGTCGAAACCTGCTTCCTTGGCCCGGCGCGCCCCCTGTGCGAAGGCCTCGACCAGGGCGGCGATGTCCTCTTCAGACAGCTCCCGTGGGGTTTCGGGGAAATTGGGATTGGAAACGGATGAGGGGGCCAGGGGCGTTGTGCCGATGGTCTTGGAGGAAGTCTGGCCTCCGGCGTGCACGAGTTGGCAGAAGACGCGCCCTCCGGCCTCGTGAACGGCATGCGGAAGGGCGGCCAGGGCTGGAATCAATGCGTCGGAGTGGATCCCCATTTTTCCCG from Desulfuromonas sp. encodes:
- a CDS encoding energy transducer TonB, producing MASKLQDATETSKEAVSAPVESIPAVLSERSGGAVEEEVSSLPVPSAGFLDEQSGAMSLPAKAASPGNASEQGESVDRPGSPPEGDDGGSSAGEGQVLVEAQIVPGQNAPPAYPPIARQRGWEGEVWIRAQVGDDGRVSKAWVEEHSDYAVLDRAALDAVGRWRFRPALQGKRPVASVVRLPIRFELRRGG
- a CDS encoding EAL domain-containing protein, with amino-acid sequence MGFWFFKIKKYTRDLQKSESRYRDLFENASDLIQSVAPDGTILYANRAWRETLGYSEEETSKLSVMDIIHPDCLDHCMATFESLLSVEKTARMEANFQTKDGRTITVEGSVNFSFENGRPVSSRGIFRDITARRATEEALKRSYEFSKTVIDSMNDAVSIIDVSDYRLVGVNRVFLEELGMKAEEVIGKTCYEITHDRDTPCALPDHFCPLMDTAAKAQYASVEHIHRGAGGRTKYVEVSTSPIVDETGRVLQVVHVSRDITDRKRAENEIQQLAYYDTLTGLPNRTLLHDHLNLTLAQADRSKEVVAILFLDLDRFKDINDTLGHPFGDKLLKSVAGRLRDAVRKSDTVARLAGDEFVMVLSGVKDAEGLPGFAQNLLQELALPHKLEGREVYSTGSIGIAFYPMDGKNVDHLLKNADTAMYVAKERGRNTYQFFSEEMNIRAMERLKLETDLRGAMKRDELFLHYQPQMELSTGKVIGMEALVRWRHPERGFVSSGTFVPLAEEAGLIVPLGEWILRTACAQAKAWQEQGFPPLRLAVNISGLQFKQPNFVDLVEEVIMETGLDAGFLELELTESIIMENAAESIEVLTDLKVRGIHLSIDDFGTGYYSLSYLKNFPFDRIKIAQSFVRDITTSSDDAAIVEAIIVMGKSLDLKVIAEGVETREQLEFLFARDCNEMQGFYFSKPLAREDFTRLLQEGLAREGVCPFRVS
- the amrA gene encoding AmmeMemoRadiSam system protein A; protein product: MEKALTAKEKTILLSIARKAIETQVQTGQEYVEPREEKALNMRNGCFVTLKRDGELRGCIGNFQSELPLFREVAEMAVASSTKDPRFYPFKDEDLKDFTIEISVLSPLTKVENVEEIEVGTHGIYLEKGYYRGVLLPQVATEHGWDRETFLMQTCIKAGLPTDAWQAEDAEIYTFSAQIFGEKA
- a CDS encoding NADH:flavin oxidoreductase: MNKTLFDTVAIGTLKMANRFVRSATWEGMCEPDGTPTRRLAQFYARLARGGVGLIITGYTFVRPDGKQLPGKMGIHSDALIPALAALPHAVHEAGGRVFCQLVHAGGQTSSKTIGTTPLAPSSVSNPNFPETPRELSEEDIAALVEAFAQGARRAKEAGFDGVQLHGAHGYLINQFLSPLTNRRSDRYGGSLLNRMRFLEETFLAVRRAVGPGYPVTIKLNAADNLPGALEIDDSVRVAIRLEEMGIDAIEVSSGTAASGDLSPVRQGIESEEKEAYNAPFAQSIKKKINIPVMVVGGLRSCSVMQNLLRDGVADMFALSRPLIREPDLVSRWRQDPTHRATCTSCNGCFRPGLKEGGIYCVLDRKG